One Brassica napus cultivar Da-Ae chromosome A1, Da-Ae, whole genome shotgun sequence genomic region harbors:
- the LOC106361239 gene encoding uncharacterized protein LOC106361239 isoform X2: protein MADSVPLKLALPELKYPIGSQPKEKSAINQYSGSDYISIVKSILKPDEMIRVRGSFLGPVMKLSERGLKLSAKIVYAILTRSIVSVKENEGWFHFGAQPMRFSIREFHMMTGLKCSGALEGPRRETERFNWELLKGRSHKLSDVVDQLRNTREDASEERICLAMLILVESILLRKSKGGSFPLEYAKNAQDMTYPWGKEAYIVLLKSIQNAVANHLENKSKFELQGYPLVFLLWILESIPLLRNKFSKCVPTVEVPGPTYLCEKYTEIENPSLDRVLQVEADTKLKVHCILPSIPHDPEDDISMEDKYSDELETVKDVTKKGYKITADDWENRCVDTFDTLDALIQMMANKETGQASTPIDEDSVNEKVNRIITVMEENLKSMKDRMSLLEEENIHLRARVSELEGNSNVFPTNVTQKRSSGTPLSPMSHTQPSSETPLSPMSQQPNLTHEETMIESAASPKSQQNEDYTQSSSETPLSPMSQQPNLTNEDTMNESDDETHALDTQVFSPNLTKERETQTSTDETPPKTNQGEGKPDDEIVIESPAAQTQVLQKETLEMNETPSSPISPKSIETQVFTPIQKQQTVTEETYEATQPLTEIISANNKKEDTHAVHYRPSSPLSSLIALVIEENKNALSETETATQYFSTSEGEHSQSSRKNQAEEYLKDTTGPTTELVSTDVSKTQPLTPQTQHLQTSEGDQSDETPSEQNQAEENLKDTTEPTTELVSTYVSKMPPITQQTEHLQTSSIDFSEKNEVEVSRLLAHFQIGAEVEILSTDDEIWYPGKVVDLKLCEGLEELTVEYTTLFTDQHRLQKLQDTITADKIRPATPTSDQKSFEMMDKVEAFYNNGWSSGQISMVLGDNTYSVCLYTSMETILFKHSDLRIHREWKDGVWKMADKVKPDKKRKAAASSQNSGMDNVFLRRSERVPKRSRDTKTPFKSDRNPALTVIPEIIPAVDPFSTPAEHKLSRLQNWMTLKPGMHETSLSINDNKIRKSFFQSMENAKKDLKKEHIDGAFAMLNCRRNENAAWFHNYKIPKACFLPMEFLHCLLSDDLAYKKEKVKGKKIFNDLFKDTVRGKVYPEKTWGEDVDVVYGITLGKKSNVWIGMEIHLKKKRITVYDCFQKESNSIDIPQVKKLAVLISNLLVESSGDEVDKVKMIPFEIEQAQGLPKTKHPFNCGIFLVKILECQSLKIGDMTKINDDNALELRRTLSCEIFNQFVDESFGK, encoded by the exons atggCAGATTCAGTACCTCTAAAACTAGCACTGCCAGAGCTGAAGTATCCTATTGGTTCACAGCCAAAAGAAAAGTCAGCAATCAACCAATACTCTGGTTCAGATTATATCTCTATTGTCAAAAGCATCCTAAAACCAGATGAGATGATAAGAGTCCGAGGATCATTTCTGGGACCTGTAATGAAGCTCAGTGAGAGAGGATTGAAGTTATCAGCAAAGATAGTCTACGCCATTCTCACTAGAAGCATCGTTTCTGTCAAGGAGAATGAAGGCTGGTTCCATTTCGGTGCGCAGCCAATGAGGTTCTCTATAAGAGAATTTCATATGATGACAGGCTTGAAATGTAGTGGTGCATTAGAAGGACCACGAAGGGAAACCGAGAGATTTAATTGGGAATTGCTAAAGGGGCGTAGTCATAAGTTAAGTGACGTGGTGGACCAGCtcagaaacacaagagaagatgcTTCTGAGGAGAGAATATGCCTCGCAATGCTCATCCTGGTAGAGAGCATATTATTGCGGAAGAGCAAAGGAGGGAGTTTTCCTTTGGAATATGCGAAAAATGCACAGGATATGACATATCCATGGGGAAAAGAGGCTTACATTGTGCTCCTGAAGTCAATTCAAAACGCTGTCGCGAATCATTTGGAGAATAAATCCAAATTTGagttgcaaggttatcctctagTATTCCTTCTTTGGATACTAGAGTCGATTCCTTTGCTAAGGAATAAGTTCAGTAAGTGTGTACCAACAGTTGAGGTTCCTGGGCCGACTTACTTGTGTGAAAAATACACTGAGATAGAGAATCCATCACTTGATAGGGTTTTACAGGTTGAAGCTGATACAAAG CTGAAGGTCCATTGCATACTACCTTCTATTCCTCATGATCCAGAAGATGATATCTCCATGGAAGACAAATATAGTGACGAGTTGGaaacagtgaaagatgtaaCAAAGAAAGGGTACAAGATTACAGCCGATGACTGGGAAAATAGGTGTGTAGACACATTTGACACATTGGATGCTCTTATTCAAATGATGGCAAATAAGGAGACTGGCCAAGCTTCTACTCCGATTGATGAGGATTCAGtaaatgaaaaagtgaacaggatCATCACGGTAATGGAGGAGAATCTGAAGAGCATGAAGGATCGAATGTCATTActggaagaagaaaacatacaTCTTAGAGCTCGTGTGTCAGAGTTGGAAGGAAACAGCAATGTTTTTCCCACTAACGTGACACAAAAG CGATCCAGTGGgacacctttatctccaatgtctcacacgcaaccatcgagtgagacacctttatctccaatgtctcaacagcctaatttgacacatgag GAGACAATGATTGAATCAGCTGCATCTCCAAAGTCTCAACAAAATGAG GATTACACGCAATCATCGAGTGAGacgcctttatctccaatgtctcaacagcctaatttgacaaatgag GACACAATGAATGAATCAGATGATGAAACTCATGCCCTTGATACTCAAGTATTCTCTCCTAATCTGACaaaagag AGGGAAACACAAACCTCTACTGATGAAACGCcacccaaaactaatcaaggaGAAGGAAAACCAGATGATGAG ATTGTGATTGAGTCACCTGCTGCTCAGACTCAAGTTTTGCAAAAAGAAACACTGGAAATGAATGagacaccttcttctccaatatCTCCAAAGAGTATTGAGACTCAAGTTTTTACTCCAATTCAGAAACAGCAg aCGGTAACAGAGGAAACGTATGAGGCTACACAGCCATTGACTGAGATCATTTCAGCAAACAATAAAAAG GAGGATACACATGCTGTGCATTACAGACCCTCCTCTCCATTGTCTTCACTAATTGCACTAGTtattgaagaaaataagaatgctttg AGTGAGACAGAAACTGCGACCCAATATTTTTCTACAAGTGAAGGAGAGCATTCACAATCAAGCAGAAAGAATCAAGCGGAAGAATATCTCAAGGATACTACAGGACCTACTACTGAGCTAGTTTCCACAGATGTTTCGAAGACACAGCCTCTTACTCCGCAAACACAGCACCTTCAGACAAGTGAGGGAGATCAATCCGATGAGACACCATCAGAGCAGAATCAAGCAGAAGAAAATCTCAAGGATACTACAGAACCTACTACTGAGCTAGTTTCCACATATGTTTCGAAGATGCCGCCTATTACTCAGCAAACAGAGCATCTTCAGACAAGTTCTAtagatttttcagaaaaaaacgaG GTTGAAGTAAGCAGGCTTCTAGCTCACTTTCAAATAGGCGCAGAGGTTGAAATTTTGTCTACTGATGACGAAATATGGTATCCAGGAAAGGTTGTTGATCTTAAACTGTGTGAAGGACTAGAGGAGCTGACAGTTGAGTACACGACACTCTTCACAGACCAACATAGACTTCAGAAACTTCAGGATACTATCACGGCTGACAAAATACGTCCTGCAACACCAACTAGTGACCAAAAATCCTTTGAGATGATGGATAAGGTAGAAGCCTTCTACAACAATGGCTGGAGCAGCGGACAAATTAGCATGGTACTTGGTGATAACACATACTCGGTGTGTCTCTATACTTCTATGGAAACTATTCTATTCAAACATTCAGATTTGCGAATTCATAGAGAATGGAAAGATGGAGTCTGGAAGATGGCAGATAAG GTGAAGCCTGATAAGAAAAGGAAAGCTGCTGCCTCATCACAAAATTCAGGAATGgataatgttttcctaagaagGAGCGAGAGGGTGCCTAAACGATCTAGAGACACAAAAACTCCATTCAAGTCTGACAGAAATCCGGCTTTAACTGTAATACCTGAGATTATACCTGCAGTTGATCCGTTTTCAACTCCTGCGGAACATAAGCTTTCAAGGCTTCAAAATTGGATGACATTAAAGCCCGGCATGCATGAAAC GTCCCTATCAATCAATGATAATAAGATAAGGAAATCTTTCTTTCAAAGCATGGAAAATGCAAAAAAGGACCTTAAGAAAGAG CACATTGATGGAGCCTTTGCAATGCTAAATTGCAGAAGAAATGAGAATGCTGCTTGGTTCCACAACTACAAGATTCCAAAGGCGTGCTTCCTACCTATGGAGTTCTTGCATTGCTTGCTCTCTGATGATTTGGCttacaagaaagaaaaggtcaaaggtaaaaagattttcaacgatttatttaaagatactGTGAGAGGGAAGGTATATCCAGAGAAGACATGGGGAGAAGATGTTGATGTTGTGTATGGGATTACTCTTGGAAAAAAAAGCAATGTCTGGATTGGGATGGAAattcatttgaagaagaaaagaatcacaGTATATGATTGTTTTCAAAAGGAAAGCAACAGCATTGATATTCCTCAAGTGAAAAAGTTGGCAG TGTTGATTTCTAATCTGCTGGTGGAATCTTCTGGTGATGAGGTAGATAAGGTGAAGATGATTCCATTTGAGATTGAGCAGGCACAAGGTTTACCCAAGACAAAACATCCTTTCAACTGTGGGATATTTCTTGTCAAGATTCTGGAGTGCCAGTCATTGAAGATAGGAGACATGACAAAGATTAATGATGACAATGCATTGGAGCTAAGGAGAACCTTGTCTTGTGAGATCTTCAACCAATTTGTGGATGAGAGCTTTGGGAAATGA
- the LOC106361239 gene encoding uncharacterized protein LOC106361239 isoform X1, with protein MADSVPLKLALPELKYPIGSQPKEKSAINQYSGSDYISIVKSILKPDEMIRVRGSFLGPVMKLSERGLKLSAKIVYAILTRSIVSVKENEGWFHFGAQPMRFSIREFHMMTGLKCSGALEGPRRETERFNWELLKGRSHKLSDVVDQLRNTREDASEERICLAMLILVESILLRKSKGGSFPLEYAKNAQDMTYPWGKEAYIVLLKSIQNAVANHLENKSKFELQGYPLVFLLWILESIPLLRNKFSKCVPTVEVPGPTYLCEKYTEIENPSLDRVLQVEADTKLKVHCILPSIPHDPEDDISMEDKYSDELETVKDVTKKGYKITADDWENRCVDTFDTLDALIQMMANKETGQASTPIDEDSVNEKVNRIITVMEENLKSMKDRMSLLEEENIHLRARVSELEGNSNVFPTNVTQKRSSGTPLSPMSHTQPSSETPLSPMSQQPNLTHEETMIESAASPKSQQNEDYTQSSSETPLSPMSQQPNLTNEDTMNESDDETHALDTQVFSPNLTKEKETETSTGERPSNPNQDGKPDDEIVREKLTSESPASQSQVLQKETVEMNETPSSPIAPKSIETPVYTPSQTQQIEREPSDDTPALDTQVFTPNLTKERETQTSTDETPPKTNQGEGKPDDEIVIESPAAQTQVLQKETLEMNETPSSPISPKSIETQVFTPIQKQQTVTEETYEATQPLTEIISANNKKEDTHAVHYRPSSPLSSLIALVIEENKNALSETETATQYFSTSEGEHSQSSRKNQAEEYLKDTTGPTTELVSTDVSKTQPLTPQTQHLQTSEGDQSDETPSEQNQAEENLKDTTEPTTELVSTYVSKMPPITQQTEHLQTSSIDFSEKNEVEVSRLLAHFQIGAEVEILSTDDEIWYPGKVVDLKLCEGLEELTVEYTTLFTDQHRLQKLQDTITADKIRPATPTSDQKSFEMMDKVEAFYNNGWSSGQISMVLGDNTYSVCLYTSMETILFKHSDLRIHREWKDGVWKMADKVKPDKKRKAAASSQNSGMDNVFLRRSERVPKRSRDTKTPFKSDRNPALTVIPEIIPAVDPFSTPAEHKLSRLQNWMTLKPGMHETSLSINDNKIRKSFFQSMENAKKDLKKEHIDGAFAMLNCRRNENAAWFHNYKIPKACFLPMEFLHCLLSDDLAYKKEKVKGKKIFNDLFKDTVRGKVYPEKTWGEDVDVVYGITLGKKSNVWIGMEIHLKKKRITVYDCFQKESNSIDIPQVKKLAVLISNLLVESSGDEVDKVKMIPFEIEQAQGLPKTKHPFNCGIFLVKILECQSLKIGDMTKINDDNALELRRTLSCEIFNQFVDESFGK; from the exons atggCAGATTCAGTACCTCTAAAACTAGCACTGCCAGAGCTGAAGTATCCTATTGGTTCACAGCCAAAAGAAAAGTCAGCAATCAACCAATACTCTGGTTCAGATTATATCTCTATTGTCAAAAGCATCCTAAAACCAGATGAGATGATAAGAGTCCGAGGATCATTTCTGGGACCTGTAATGAAGCTCAGTGAGAGAGGATTGAAGTTATCAGCAAAGATAGTCTACGCCATTCTCACTAGAAGCATCGTTTCTGTCAAGGAGAATGAAGGCTGGTTCCATTTCGGTGCGCAGCCAATGAGGTTCTCTATAAGAGAATTTCATATGATGACAGGCTTGAAATGTAGTGGTGCATTAGAAGGACCACGAAGGGAAACCGAGAGATTTAATTGGGAATTGCTAAAGGGGCGTAGTCATAAGTTAAGTGACGTGGTGGACCAGCtcagaaacacaagagaagatgcTTCTGAGGAGAGAATATGCCTCGCAATGCTCATCCTGGTAGAGAGCATATTATTGCGGAAGAGCAAAGGAGGGAGTTTTCCTTTGGAATATGCGAAAAATGCACAGGATATGACATATCCATGGGGAAAAGAGGCTTACATTGTGCTCCTGAAGTCAATTCAAAACGCTGTCGCGAATCATTTGGAGAATAAATCCAAATTTGagttgcaaggttatcctctagTATTCCTTCTTTGGATACTAGAGTCGATTCCTTTGCTAAGGAATAAGTTCAGTAAGTGTGTACCAACAGTTGAGGTTCCTGGGCCGACTTACTTGTGTGAAAAATACACTGAGATAGAGAATCCATCACTTGATAGGGTTTTACAGGTTGAAGCTGATACAAAG CTGAAGGTCCATTGCATACTACCTTCTATTCCTCATGATCCAGAAGATGATATCTCCATGGAAGACAAATATAGTGACGAGTTGGaaacagtgaaagatgtaaCAAAGAAAGGGTACAAGATTACAGCCGATGACTGGGAAAATAGGTGTGTAGACACATTTGACACATTGGATGCTCTTATTCAAATGATGGCAAATAAGGAGACTGGCCAAGCTTCTACTCCGATTGATGAGGATTCAGtaaatgaaaaagtgaacaggatCATCACGGTAATGGAGGAGAATCTGAAGAGCATGAAGGATCGAATGTCATTActggaagaagaaaacatacaTCTTAGAGCTCGTGTGTCAGAGTTGGAAGGAAACAGCAATGTTTTTCCCACTAACGTGACACAAAAG CGATCCAGTGGgacacctttatctccaatgtctcacacgcaaccatcgagtgagacacctttatctccaatgtctcaacagcctaatttgacacatgag GAGACAATGATTGAATCAGCTGCATCTCCAAAGTCTCAACAAAATGAG GATTACACGCAATCATCGAGTGAGacgcctttatctccaatgtctcaacagcctaatttgacaaatgag GACACAATGAATGAATCAGATGATGAAACTCATGCCCTTGATACTCAAGTATTCTCTCCTAATCTGACaaaagag AAAGAAACAGAAACGTCTACCGGTGAGAGGCCATCCAATCCTAATCAAGATGGAAAACCAGATGATGAG attgtgaGAGAGAAATTAACAAGTGAGTCACCTGCTAGTCAGAGTCAAGTTTTGCAGAAAGAAACAGTAGAAATGAATGagacaccttcttctccaataGCTCCAAAGAGTATTGAAACTCCCGTTTATACTCCAAGTCAGACTCAGCAG ATTGAGAGAGAGCCATCGGATGACACGCCTGCCCTTGATACTCAAGTTTTTACTCCTAATCTGACaaaagag AGGGAAACACAAACCTCTACTGATGAAACGCcacccaaaactaatcaaggaGAAGGAAAACCAGATGATGAG ATTGTGATTGAGTCACCTGCTGCTCAGACTCAAGTTTTGCAAAAAGAAACACTGGAAATGAATGagacaccttcttctccaatatCTCCAAAGAGTATTGAGACTCAAGTTTTTACTCCAATTCAGAAACAGCAg aCGGTAACAGAGGAAACGTATGAGGCTACACAGCCATTGACTGAGATCATTTCAGCAAACAATAAAAAG GAGGATACACATGCTGTGCATTACAGACCCTCCTCTCCATTGTCTTCACTAATTGCACTAGTtattgaagaaaataagaatgctttg AGTGAGACAGAAACTGCGACCCAATATTTTTCTACAAGTGAAGGAGAGCATTCACAATCAAGCAGAAAGAATCAAGCGGAAGAATATCTCAAGGATACTACAGGACCTACTACTGAGCTAGTTTCCACAGATGTTTCGAAGACACAGCCTCTTACTCCGCAAACACAGCACCTTCAGACAAGTGAGGGAGATCAATCCGATGAGACACCATCAGAGCAGAATCAAGCAGAAGAAAATCTCAAGGATACTACAGAACCTACTACTGAGCTAGTTTCCACATATGTTTCGAAGATGCCGCCTATTACTCAGCAAACAGAGCATCTTCAGACAAGTTCTAtagatttttcagaaaaaaacgaG GTTGAAGTAAGCAGGCTTCTAGCTCACTTTCAAATAGGCGCAGAGGTTGAAATTTTGTCTACTGATGACGAAATATGGTATCCAGGAAAGGTTGTTGATCTTAAACTGTGTGAAGGACTAGAGGAGCTGACAGTTGAGTACACGACACTCTTCACAGACCAACATAGACTTCAGAAACTTCAGGATACTATCACGGCTGACAAAATACGTCCTGCAACACCAACTAGTGACCAAAAATCCTTTGAGATGATGGATAAGGTAGAAGCCTTCTACAACAATGGCTGGAGCAGCGGACAAATTAGCATGGTACTTGGTGATAACACATACTCGGTGTGTCTCTATACTTCTATGGAAACTATTCTATTCAAACATTCAGATTTGCGAATTCATAGAGAATGGAAAGATGGAGTCTGGAAGATGGCAGATAAG GTGAAGCCTGATAAGAAAAGGAAAGCTGCTGCCTCATCACAAAATTCAGGAATGgataatgttttcctaagaagGAGCGAGAGGGTGCCTAAACGATCTAGAGACACAAAAACTCCATTCAAGTCTGACAGAAATCCGGCTTTAACTGTAATACCTGAGATTATACCTGCAGTTGATCCGTTTTCAACTCCTGCGGAACATAAGCTTTCAAGGCTTCAAAATTGGATGACATTAAAGCCCGGCATGCATGAAAC GTCCCTATCAATCAATGATAATAAGATAAGGAAATCTTTCTTTCAAAGCATGGAAAATGCAAAAAAGGACCTTAAGAAAGAG CACATTGATGGAGCCTTTGCAATGCTAAATTGCAGAAGAAATGAGAATGCTGCTTGGTTCCACAACTACAAGATTCCAAAGGCGTGCTTCCTACCTATGGAGTTCTTGCATTGCTTGCTCTCTGATGATTTGGCttacaagaaagaaaaggtcaaaggtaaaaagattttcaacgatttatttaaagatactGTGAGAGGGAAGGTATATCCAGAGAAGACATGGGGAGAAGATGTTGATGTTGTGTATGGGATTACTCTTGGAAAAAAAAGCAATGTCTGGATTGGGATGGAAattcatttgaagaagaaaagaatcacaGTATATGATTGTTTTCAAAAGGAAAGCAACAGCATTGATATTCCTCAAGTGAAAAAGTTGGCAG TGTTGATTTCTAATCTGCTGGTGGAATCTTCTGGTGATGAGGTAGATAAGGTGAAGATGATTCCATTTGAGATTGAGCAGGCACAAGGTTTACCCAAGACAAAACATCCTTTCAACTGTGGGATATTTCTTGTCAAGATTCTGGAGTGCCAGTCATTGAAGATAGGAGACATGACAAAGATTAATGATGACAATGCATTGGAGCTAAGGAGAACCTTGTCTTGTGAGATCTTCAACCAATTTGTGGATGAGAGCTTTGGGAAATGA